From Nitratidesulfovibrio vulgaris str. Hildenborough, a single genomic window includes:
- the argF gene encoding ornithine carbamoyltransferase, with the protein MPKHFTRIRDLGFEGAWKVLERAKEMKDTGYRGRTLEGKVATLIFEKASTRTRISFEVAVRHLGGTTIFMTPAESQLGRSEPLRDTARVISRYTDCMIVRTFGQAKIDELASFGSIPVVNALTDEGHPCQVMSDVLTMYERTPDLSQVRVAWIGDGNNMANSWIEAAMYFPFELFMAFPEGYEPDRQLLGLALEAGAKIFLTRDPHMAIDGAHYVNTDVWASMGQEEEQKRREAAFKGFCIDGALMGRAHPDAKFMHCLPAHRGEEVTDEVMESPASIVWDQAENRLHMQKAILEWVFTE; encoded by the coding sequence ATGCCGAAGCATTTCACGAGAATCAGGGATCTTGGCTTCGAAGGCGCATGGAAGGTGCTGGAGCGGGCCAAGGAGATGAAGGATACGGGCTACCGTGGCCGCACGCTCGAAGGAAAGGTAGCGACCCTCATTTTCGAGAAGGCTTCGACGCGAACCCGCATCTCGTTCGAAGTGGCGGTACGCCACCTCGGCGGAACCACCATATTCATGACGCCCGCCGAAAGCCAGCTTGGCCGTTCCGAGCCCCTGCGCGACACGGCGCGCGTGATTTCGCGCTACACCGACTGCATGATCGTCCGCACCTTCGGGCAGGCGAAGATCGACGAACTCGCGTCGTTCGGCTCCATTCCCGTGGTCAACGCACTCACCGACGAGGGGCACCCCTGTCAGGTGATGAGCGACGTGCTGACCATGTACGAGCGCACCCCCGACCTTTCACAGGTACGCGTGGCGTGGATAGGCGACGGCAACAACATGGCCAATTCGTGGATCGAGGCCGCCATGTACTTCCCGTTCGAGCTGTTCATGGCCTTCCCCGAAGGCTACGAACCGGACCGCCAGCTCCTTGGGCTCGCCCTCGAGGCCGGAGCCAAGATATTCCTCACCCGCGACCCGCACATGGCCATCGACGGCGCTCACTATGTGAACACCGACGTCTGGGCATCCATGGGGCAGGAAGAGGAGCAGAAGCGTCGCGAGGCGGCCTTCAAGGGCTTCTGCATCGACGGCGCCCTCATGGGGCGCGCACACCCCGACGCCAAGTTCATGCACTGTCTCCCCGCACACCGCGGCGAGGAAGTCACCGACGAGGTCATGGAAAGCCCCGCCTCCATCGTATGGGACCAGGCGGAGAACAGGCTGCACATGCAGAAGGCCATTCTGGAGTGGGTCTTCACCGAATAA
- a CDS encoding UPF0280 family protein, giving the protein MQHVHTSPVRDYRNRCARREGETVFQVVVEETDLRVTALAELATPMAAYVGELRAQLKVWMEFQPAFRHSLVPVEVPEGAPEVVRRMAHGARLVGVGPFAAVAGTIAQMVAERFVDVSPELIVENGGDLYLYSERDRVVGILPDPASGDMVGILVRAGTAPVSLCGSSARIGHSLSLGDGDLAVVRARDASLADAAATAFGNMLRRADDVAAVTERAAQLASIGIEGVYAQCGGRIGIWGDMELAVA; this is encoded by the coding sequence ATGCAGCACGTCCACACATCACCCGTCCGCGATTACCGCAACCGCTGTGCCCGACGAGAAGGCGAGACCGTCTTTCAGGTCGTCGTCGAGGAGACGGACCTCAGGGTCACGGCCCTTGCCGAGCTCGCTACGCCGATGGCGGCGTATGTGGGTGAACTGCGTGCACAGCTCAAAGTGTGGATGGAGTTCCAGCCTGCGTTCAGGCACAGCCTCGTTCCCGTCGAGGTGCCCGAGGGTGCGCCGGAAGTGGTGCGGCGCATGGCCCACGGGGCGCGGCTTGTCGGCGTGGGGCCTTTCGCCGCGGTGGCGGGAACCATAGCGCAGATGGTGGCGGAACGGTTCGTTGACGTATCGCCCGAACTCATCGTCGAGAACGGGGGCGACCTGTATCTGTACTCGGAACGTGACAGGGTGGTGGGCATCCTGCCCGACCCGGCAAGCGGCGACATGGTTGGCATACTCGTCCGTGCCGGGACAGCACCCGTCTCGCTGTGCGGGTCGTCGGCGCGTATCGGACATTCGCTGAGCCTCGGCGACGGCGACCTTGCTGTGGTGCGTGCCCGCGACGCCAGCCTTGCCGACGCAGCCGCCACCGCCTTCGGCAATATGCTTCGCCGCGCCGACGACGTGGCGGCGGTCACGGAACGTGCCGCGCAGCTTGCCTCCATAGGCATCGAGGGCGTGTACGCCCAGTGCGGAGGGCGTATCGGCATATGGGGCGACATGGAACTTGCGGTGGCGTGA
- a CDS encoding argininosuccinate synthase, which produces MSGIKKVVLAYSGGLDTSVILKWLAVTYNCEVVTLTADLGQEEDLDGVDDKAMRTGASRAYVEDLQEEFARDFIFPMMRAGAVYEGRYLLGTSIARPLIAKRLVEIARAEGAQAVAHGATGKGNDQVRFELAVNALAPDLRVIAPWREWDLRSRTQLNAFAEEHGIPISSSAKQYSMDRNMLHCSFEGGELEDPWNEPGPNSYVMAVPMEQAPDEAEYISIDFEHGNPVAVNGERLSPAALVKKLNSIGGRHGIGRLDMVENRFVGIKSRGVYETPGGTLIHIAHRDLEGICIDRETMHLRDAMLPRYAAAIYNGFWFAPEREAMQAMIDVSQQRVTGTVRLKLYKGNAWPVGRQSPNTLYCHDLATFEDCATYDHKDAAGFIKLQGLRIRGYKKG; this is translated from the coding sequence ATGTCCGGTATCAAGAAGGTCGTTCTCGCCTACTCTGGCGGTCTCGATACGTCCGTCATCCTGAAGTGGCTCGCCGTCACCTATAACTGCGAAGTGGTGACCCTCACCGCCGACCTCGGTCAGGAAGAGGACCTCGACGGCGTGGACGACAAGGCCATGCGCACGGGAGCCTCCCGCGCCTACGTCGAAGACCTGCAGGAAGAGTTCGCCCGCGACTTCATCTTCCCCATGATGCGCGCCGGGGCGGTCTATGAAGGCCGCTACCTGCTGGGCACCTCCATCGCGCGCCCGCTCATCGCCAAGCGCCTTGTCGAGATCGCTCGCGCCGAAGGCGCGCAGGCCGTGGCCCACGGCGCCACCGGCAAGGGCAACGACCAGGTGCGCTTCGAACTGGCAGTGAACGCCCTCGCACCCGACCTGCGCGTCATCGCGCCGTGGCGAGAATGGGACCTGCGCTCGCGCACGCAGCTCAACGCCTTCGCCGAAGAGCACGGCATCCCCATCTCCAGTTCGGCCAAGCAGTACAGCATGGACCGCAACATGCTCCACTGCAGCTTCGAGGGCGGCGAACTTGAAGACCCGTGGAACGAACCCGGCCCCAACAGCTACGTCATGGCCGTTCCCATGGAACAGGCCCCCGACGAGGCCGAGTACATCAGCATCGACTTCGAACACGGCAACCCCGTGGCCGTGAACGGCGAACGCCTCTCGCCCGCCGCGCTGGTCAAGAAGCTCAACAGCATCGGCGGACGTCACGGCATCGGCCGTCTCGACATGGTCGAGAACCGCTTCGTGGGCATCAAGTCGCGCGGCGTGTACGAGACCCCCGGCGGTACGCTCATCCACATCGCCCACCGAGACCTCGAAGGCATCTGCATCGACCGCGAGACCATGCACCTGCGCGACGCCATGCTGCCCCGCTACGCCGCAGCCATCTACAACGGCTTCTGGTTCGCCCCCGAACGCGAGGCCATGCAGGCGATGATCGACGTCTCGCAGCAGCGCGTCACCGGCACCGTGCGCCTGAAGCTGTACAAGGGCAATGCGTGGCCCGTGGGTCGCCAGTCGCCCAACACCCTCTACTGCCACGACCTCGCCACCTTCGAAGACTGCGCCACCTACGACCACAAGGACGCGGCAGGCTTCATCAAACTGCAGGGTCTGCGCATCCGCGGTTACAAGAAGGGATAG
- a CDS encoding phage tail-collar fiber domain-containing protein, translated as MANELQGMWTAKGLEKLARHAAGGTALMLRELALGDGGGSPAPAPAPSWTALTRQVWRGMVNGVQTSPDNASQVQVDAVIPLNIGGFFIREWGLYDAEGDMVAVGAHAEFYKPVISSGASAEIVERILLPIANAGAITLTIASQAVATQQFVQAQVKAHDESPTAHGDMVRRLEEHTHPHATEDAAGLVERATDAEAQAGTDGERYVTPKQLADALNRVSGMPVGMPFWWPGTTPPAGSLAIHDGPLLQRAAYPQLWAMAQASGNIITESEWQAQAAVQSSVGAFSSGDGATTFRCPRMRDFARGADPSGGRPVGAWQRASRISATVLYEGGSPGSGLRLNVGDLDGQQTVSTSTANSSSPTTQLSVAEGRMRPPSVSWLPCIKAFDTAINAAQVDMAVLAASLAGKVDRSDWVELVPGKAWKLPNGLIVQISNTGPVGNGTYVTYPVAFPSEVLGVFLSCSVGQQSGVTQQSWVHHSLAQFIYYSINTAAASYPINSRFLAIGR; from the coding sequence ATGGCAAACGAACTTCAGGGCATGTGGACGGCCAAGGGGCTTGAGAAGCTGGCCCGGCATGCCGCAGGCGGCACGGCCCTCATGCTGCGCGAACTGGCGCTGGGCGACGGGGGCGGCAGCCCGGCCCCGGCCCCCGCGCCATCGTGGACGGCACTTACCCGGCAGGTGTGGCGCGGCATGGTCAACGGCGTGCAGACGTCGCCCGACAATGCCAGTCAGGTGCAGGTCGATGCCGTCATCCCGCTGAACATCGGCGGTTTCTTCATCCGTGAATGGGGCCTGTACGACGCCGAGGGCGACATGGTGGCCGTGGGGGCGCACGCAGAGTTCTACAAGCCCGTCATCAGTTCCGGGGCCAGTGCCGAGATCGTCGAACGCATCCTGCTGCCCATAGCCAACGCCGGGGCCATCACGTTGACCATCGCCTCGCAGGCCGTGGCGACGCAGCAGTTCGTGCAGGCGCAAGTGAAGGCCCATGACGAAAGCCCCACGGCCCACGGCGACATGGTACGCAGGCTGGAGGAGCACACGCACCCCCATGCGACTGAAGACGCGGCGGGGCTGGTGGAGCGCGCCACCGATGCCGAGGCACAGGCCGGAACTGATGGCGAACGCTATGTGACGCCGAAGCAACTGGCGGATGCGTTGAACCGTGTCTCGGGTATGCCCGTGGGCATGCCGTTCTGGTGGCCGGGCACCACGCCTCCGGCGGGCTCGCTGGCCATCCACGACGGCCCGTTGCTGCAACGTGCCGCCTACCCGCAGTTATGGGCCATGGCGCAGGCCAGCGGCAACATCATCACCGAGTCGGAATGGCAGGCACAGGCCGCCGTGCAAAGCTCGGTGGGAGCCTTTTCCAGCGGCGACGGCGCCACCACGTTCCGTTGCCCACGTATGCGTGACTTCGCGCGCGGGGCAGACCCCAGCGGAGGACGGCCTGTGGGGGCATGGCAGCGTGCATCGCGCATCTCTGCAACGGTGCTATATGAAGGAGGCTCCCCCGGTTCGGGCCTGCGTCTCAACGTAGGCGATCTTGACGGGCAACAAACGGTCTCAACCTCCACGGCGAACAGCAGCAGCCCCACCACACAACTCTCCGTGGCCGAAGGGCGGATGCGCCCGCCGTCTGTCAGTTGGCTGCCGTGCATCAAGGCCTTCGACACGGCCATCAACGCCGCTCAGGTGGATATGGCGGTGCTCGCCGCGTCTCTGGCGGGCAAGGTGGATCGCAGCGACTGGGTAGAACTGGTTCCGGGCAAGGCGTGGAAGTTACCTAACGGGTTGATTGTGCAGATCAGCAACACCGGGCCTGTCGGCAACGGTACGTATGTGACCTATCCCGTGGCGTTCCCGAGCGAGGTTCTCGGTGTCTTCCTTTCATGCAGCGTGGGGCAGCAGAGCGGCGTGACCCAGCAATCGTGGGTGCACCACAGTCTGGCCCAGTTCATCTACTACTCGATCAATACGGCGGCAGCCAGCTATCCCATCAACTCCAGATTCCTCGCCATCGGCAGATAA
- a CDS encoding Com family DNA-binding transcriptional regulator codes for MRENQSNRELRCGVCHRLLAKGEAIELAIKCPRCGAMNHLRAMSPSPAGHEPRNGASHDPHLRR; via the coding sequence ATGAGAGAAAACCAGTCCAACCGGGAACTGCGCTGCGGCGTATGTCACCGCCTGCTCGCCAAAGGCGAGGCCATTGAACTTGCCATCAAATGCCCCCGTTGCGGGGCCATGAACCACTTGAGGGCCATGAGTCCCAGTCCGGCAGGCCACGAGCCTCGGAACGGAGCATCCCATGACCCGCATCTTCGACGATGA
- a CDS encoding baseplate J/gp47 family protein yields MSTPRLSKSMEQIRTELYARMEAVQDEYAAQGWLPQRLSLNKGIARGLIELFAWGLWQLYQLLEQVHGQAVPLSASGDWLDIHAEQVGLARKEATRARGRILFTRAPGVSGVTEKPNLRIPAGRIVRTRPDGRGDVYRYVTLADAVLPAGSDTVEVEVRAEEYGAAANAAPGQVVELATPVPGVGAVTNRVGWLIEEGANAEPDAMLRTRYALAWREQAGVTAAAYAAAALSVPGVVGVYIADQHPRGEGTVDVIVQGAAGLPTEQLLEAVRVALAGRIRINHDVQVKAPTPVEVDVAMRIELLTGDPTATEQAARSWVEALFRGDRPDITGDVPGFGIGADVVRDRMAAGIVTLPGVKRIVWTAPTADVDIPPHGLASLRNLTITTAWAEEA; encoded by the coding sequence ATGTCGACCCCACGACTCTCTAAATCCATGGAGCAGATCCGCACTGAACTGTACGCGCGCATGGAGGCCGTGCAGGACGAATACGCCGCCCAAGGCTGGTTGCCCCAGCGCCTGTCCCTCAACAAGGGCATCGCGCGCGGACTCATCGAGCTTTTCGCGTGGGGGCTGTGGCAACTCTACCAGTTGCTGGAACAGGTGCATGGGCAGGCGGTGCCCCTCTCGGCCAGCGGCGACTGGCTCGACATCCACGCCGAACAGGTGGGACTGGCCCGCAAGGAGGCGACACGGGCGCGGGGGCGCATCCTCTTCACCCGTGCCCCCGGCGTCTCTGGCGTCACCGAGAAGCCCAACCTGCGCATCCCCGCCGGGCGCATCGTGCGCACACGGCCCGACGGCAGGGGCGATGTCTACCGCTATGTGACGCTGGCCGATGCCGTCTTGCCCGCCGGGAGCGACACCGTGGAGGTCGAGGTCAGGGCCGAGGAATACGGAGCCGCTGCCAACGCCGCACCGGGGCAGGTGGTGGAACTGGCCACACCCGTGCCCGGTGTCGGGGCCGTCACCAACAGGGTCGGCTGGCTCATCGAGGAGGGAGCCAACGCCGAGCCTGACGCCATGCTCCGCACCCGCTACGCCCTCGCATGGCGCGAGCAGGCCGGGGTCACCGCGGCAGCCTATGCAGCCGCAGCCCTTTCGGTGCCCGGCGTGGTGGGCGTCTACATCGCCGACCAGCACCCCAGAGGCGAGGGTACGGTGGACGTCATCGTGCAGGGAGCCGCCGGGCTGCCCACAGAACAACTGCTCGAAGCCGTGCGCGTGGCACTGGCCGGGCGCATCCGCATCAACCACGACGTGCAGGTCAAGGCACCCACCCCCGTGGAAGTGGATGTGGCCATGCGCATCGAACTGCTCACAGGCGACCCCACCGCCACGGAACAGGCCGCGCGTTCGTGGGTGGAGGCCCTCTTCAGGGGCGACAGGCCCGACATCACGGGCGACGTGCCGGGTTTCGGCATCGGTGCGGACGTGGTGCGCGACCGCATGGCCGCAGGCATCGTCACGCTGCCCGGCGTGAAGCGCATCGTGTGGACGGCCCCCACTGCCGACGTGGACATCCCGCCGCATGGCCTCGCCTCGCTCCGCAACCTGACCATCACCACCGCGTGGGCCGAGGAGGCGTAG
- a CDS encoding DNA-methyltransferase: MTRIFDDERLTLLQGESLAILRTLPDGFVDTVLTDPPYSSGGVTMAARQADPAQKYQQSNTKRTYPAMLGDNRDQRSFTLWATLWLSECWRVAKDGARIMVFTDWRQLPSMTDALQAAGWMWRGVVTWHKPSARPSLGDFKRDAEYVITGSKGKPIMHSRKCPPGVYSHSVNTARKIHLTEKPVALLENLLDITAPGGLVLDPFAGSGSTGVACLNTGRRYLGIELSKEYHQRACERLAAHQQAVGS, translated from the coding sequence ATGACCCGCATCTTCGACGATGAAAGGCTGACACTGTTGCAAGGCGAATCCCTCGCCATTCTCCGCACTCTGCCGGATGGCTTCGTGGACACGGTGCTCACTGACCCGCCGTATTCCAGCGGAGGCGTCACCATGGCGGCTCGTCAGGCAGACCCGGCGCAGAAGTACCAACAGAGCAACACGAAGCGCACCTATCCCGCCATGCTCGGAGACAACCGCGACCAGCGCAGCTTCACCCTGTGGGCTACGCTGTGGCTCTCGGAATGCTGGCGCGTGGCAAAGGATGGGGCACGCATCATGGTCTTCACAGACTGGCGGCAACTGCCATCCATGACGGACGCCCTGCAAGCCGCAGGGTGGATGTGGAGAGGGGTGGTCACATGGCATAAACCCAGTGCCAGACCCAGCCTTGGCGACTTCAAGCGCGATGCCGAGTACGTCATCACCGGCAGCAAGGGGAAGCCGATCATGCACAGCCGCAAGTGCCCGCCGGGGGTGTACAGCCATAGCGTGAACACCGCCCGCAAGATCCACCTCACAGAAAAGCCGGTGGCGTTGCTCGAAAACCTGCTGGACATCACCGCGCCGGGCGGACTCGTGCTTGACCCGTTCGCGGGCAGTGGCAGCACTGGTGTCGCCTGCCTCAACACCGGACGGCGCTACCTCGGCATCGAACTGTCCAAGGAGTATCACCAGAGGGCCTGCGAGAGGCTCGCAGCCCACCAGCAGGCGGTCGGGAGCTAG
- a CDS encoding phage tail protein, with the protein MGLFWRYFRDTLAWPWLATPGALCVIAKGLADTMDAVRDDIRWMRDQWVVPLAEQDRMQGYGASRGAPRTRHDDDARHRRRVERAFAWHRMGGTVDGLPQILAEYGYPDGRVRNLRDDDPAQWAHFDVELLSPPSTGFGAADIDAVRSLANEYKPARSVLGKVGFTLRSSAGLTAGAVISTAIIMEHRVGVGEAAFPPAPLHVGAGCIQYVIIQSEVA; encoded by the coding sequence ATGGGTCTCTTCTGGCGCTACTTCCGCGACACGCTGGCATGGCCGTGGCTTGCCACGCCGGGGGCTCTCTGCGTCATCGCCAAGGGGCTTGCCGACACCATGGACGCCGTGCGCGACGACATCCGGTGGATGCGCGACCAGTGGGTGGTGCCGCTGGCGGAGCAGGACAGGATGCAGGGCTATGGGGCGTCGCGCGGTGCGCCGCGCACCCGGCACGACGATGATGCGCGCCACCGCCGCCGGGTGGAACGCGCCTTCGCGTGGCATCGCATGGGTGGCACCGTGGACGGGCTGCCGCAGATCCTCGCCGAATACGGCTACCCCGACGGAAGGGTGCGCAACCTGCGCGATGACGACCCGGCGCAGTGGGCGCACTTCGACGTCGAACTTCTCTCTCCTCCTTCCACAGGTTTCGGCGCGGCGGACATCGATGCGGTACGGTCGCTGGCGAACGAGTACAAACCCGCCCGTTCGGTGCTCGGCAAGGTAGGGTTCACCTTGCGTAGCTCGGCAGGACTCACCGCCGGGGCCGTCATCTCCACCGCCATCATCATGGAGCACCGTGTGGGGGTGGGCGAGGCGGCGTTCCCGCCCGCGCCTCTCCATGTGGGCGCGGGATGCATCCAATACGTCATCATCCAGAGCGAGGTAGCCTGA
- a CDS encoding tail assembly protein, whose amino-acid sequence MQRYHSPSTGGFYLDGVHSDIPADAIPITDSEHVDLTDALAQGCIIKMDAEGRPCVAPAPGQSLVDAKAAKRAAIAAGHDAALAGVVAISDPTPTVVAVEAALLATTDPTGLDYARQKLATRRAELEAQVEAAQTVEAVTAIVVSYPV is encoded by the coding sequence ATGCAGAGATACCACTCCCCCTCCACCGGAGGCTTCTATCTCGACGGCGTACACTCCGACATCCCCGCTGATGCCATCCCTATCACCGATAGTGAGCATGTCGACCTGACAGACGCTCTGGCGCAGGGGTGCATCATAAAGATGGACGCAGAGGGCCGCCCTTGTGTCGCGCCCGCGCCGGGACAGTCATTGGTCGACGCCAAGGCCGCCAAGCGTGCGGCAATCGCCGCCGGGCACGATGCCGCCCTCGCGGGTGTGGTGGCCATCTCCGACCCCACGCCCACCGTGGTGGCTGTTGAGGCGGCGCTGCTGGCCACCACCGACCCCACCGGGCTGGACTACGCCCGGCAGAAGCTGGCCACACGCCGGGCCGAACTCGAAGCACAGGTCGAAGCCGCGCAGACGGTGGAGGCCGTCACGGCGATAGTGGTGAGCTATCCGGTGTAA
- a CDS encoding baseplate assembly protein: MTGIWGQDIALDASGQALVAASGEFILTEGVETGLQDIRLRLFTRLGTLFYDKAWGSLIHDWIFDENTEAARIAFEAEVTLRVELDPRVQVGSVRTKVFRWDERAVLAEVAWTFIGEDQPFNLILHADKAVRELVVNDVDPTTL, encoded by the coding sequence ATGACAGGAATATGGGGCCAAGACATCGCGCTCGATGCCTCCGGCCAAGCCCTCGTCGCGGCAAGCGGCGAGTTCATCCTGACCGAAGGCGTGGAGACGGGCCTGCAGGACATCAGGCTCCGGCTGTTCACCCGGCTCGGCACGCTCTTCTACGACAAGGCGTGGGGCAGCCTCATCCACGACTGGATCTTCGACGAGAACACCGAAGCGGCCCGCATCGCCTTCGAGGCCGAGGTCACCCTGCGTGTGGAACTCGACCCGCGCGTGCAGGTGGGTAGCGTGCGCACCAAGGTCTTCCGGTGGGACGAGCGGGCCGTGCTCGCCGAGGTGGCGTGGACGTTCATCGGCGAAGACCAGCCCTTCAACCTCATCCTGCACGCCGACAAGGCCGTGCGCGAACTGGTGGTGAACGATGTCGACCCCACGACTCTCTAA